The sequence below is a genomic window from Haematobia irritans isolate KBUSLIRL chromosome 3, ASM5000362v1, whole genome shotgun sequence.
aaactGAACTCTAACTCTTTAATTACGAAAGGGGTGAGGCCGCGCGCACAAAAACGACGCACGCGAGAATAGAATCGACTTCTGGTTCATCGACTTCTGGTTCATCCACGAGTGGACAGAAGTATTTGAAATACGATTAAAGGAATCCAAGCCCTTTCAATTCATAGCCCTTGGATTGAGAGGCAATTATACATGGTCCATTCGAGCCTCCTAATTCGATATTGGGAGAAGGGAAAAGCAACACACAATCGGAGCTCAACAAATTGAACGGCGGTATTATATGTTATACATCTCCGCGATAAAATCCAACAGTGGTCAACGACCATCACACCAGGAAACAACAACGACTCCCACACGGAGGTTATAACAAGCTGaacaacaaacaagtatatacagcagtaagttcggccgggccgaatcttaaatacccaccaccatgaaccaaatattaggggttcctttgaaatttcaggagggcttgaggacttgaggacacttcccgaagataaatttaaagatttcacctatgaggactatatcagattctggatttataagaaccatttttgtttgagttttagaggaatcattaacatctcttttaagtgtgcaagaaaattataaaataacgttttgatttgaaatcttaaatctgtggaagtaaaatctggaaattttacattgagtttcaagcaattttcatgataagtgcgctttctacaccctcaagaagtgaagtcggtctatatggaggcattaccaaatggaccgataaaaacttaatccgatacacgtttttgtgagcctaaaataccagaatacttacaatttaaggcaaatcagataaaaactacggtttctagaaacccaaggtgttaaatcgggagatcgttcttatgggggctatactaaaatatggaccgatactcaccgttttcggcatacctctttatgacccgaaaatacctctagatttccaatttcaggcaaataggataaaaacttcggattctagaagcccaagaagtaaaatcgggaaatcggtctatatggaggctatacgaaaatatagaccgatactcaccattttcggcacacctctttatggtcctaaaatacctctagatatccaatttcagacaaattgaataaaaactacggtttctataaacccaagaccccaaatcgggaggtcgttttatatggggaccataccaaaacatggaccgatactcacaatttttgacgcacgtatttgtggtcctacaatacctctagatttccaatttcaggtaaattgaataaaaactgcggtttctataagcccaagagtaaaatcgggagatcggtctatatgggggctataccaaaatatggaccgatactcaccattttcggcacacctctttatggtcctaaaatacctctagatttccaatttcagacaaattggataaaaactacggtttctataagcccaaaccccaaatcgggaggtcgttttatatggggaccataccaaaacatggaccgatactcacaatttttggcacacgtatttgtggtcctacaatacctctagatttccaatttcaggtaaattgaataaaaactgcggtttctataaggccaagaagtaaaatcgggagatcggtctatatgggggctataccaaaacatggaccgatactcactatttttggcacacctctttatggtcataaaatacctctagatttcaaatttcaggcaaataggataaaaactacgatttctataagcccaagaccccaaatcaggaggtcggtttatatggggactatatcaaaacctggaccgatatagcccatcttcgaacttgacctgcctggagacaaaagacgagtttgtgcaaaatttcagcacgattgcttcattattgaagactgtagcgtgattacaacagacagacagacagacagacagacagacggacatcgttatatcgtcttagaatttctccctgatcaagaacatatatactttatatagtcggaaatcgatatttcgatgtgttacaaacggaatgacaaacttattatacccccgtcaccattctatggtggtgggtataaaaagaagtaaAAGATAGATTGGGTAAGTACAAATGTGCTAGTGGTATATGGTGTGATCAgcgaaaagaaattaagagtgcTACCAAAACATAGTGCTGTCGATTTCAGGTGGTTAAGAAAAATACAGTTTGCATCAACAGCTATAACAACGAGTTATAgttcaaaatatcaagaatattCATTCGAGctttagaaaaaacaaaaaaaacaacaaaaacaaaacaggcacaacaaaacaacaaacgGGCAAGTGAAGTTCTGGTAAAACGATAAGTTCGAGAACTTTCCCCGCGGACAAAATCACCAAAACCATTcgaacaaaataacaaaaacaaatgtgCAGTATGTGACTGATGTGAAAAGGAagatgaaataacgaagaagtgcaTATGTAAATGTAGGCGTCATTCTACAGTGCAAAACGgaataattgttatttttctcgcaaaaacgaaaattaataataaaagaaCAAACAAGCAACAAAGTGCAATCACCAAAAAGGAACTCGCAAAACTGGATTTAAATACACCAACAATAGTCACAGACTTTAAATCTGCCAGATTgacaaattcaatgatttgaaaatttaacgGTTGTTATACAGTGGCAACGTACTTTAATTTGCCCTAAGCACCGGTGCCTACTGGGTCATTCAACGAATGACAGCTaactacaaacacacacacacaaagagaAGCCATCAAAAGCATTGACACAAAGAAGACAATTAAAAGTGTAATAAGCAATCGGCCggcaacaaattaaaatttcttcgcGAAAAGGAAAATATCTTTTGTAATATTTaaaacaatatatataaaaaaagaagaaaagtgAGTGTGAATATAGGAAAGGTAAGCAACTATAAGTGGAAAAATAATGTATTAAAGGCAAATGAAAACGAGCAagataaattaaagaaaaataattatgcCGTTAACAAAGTGGTAGTGCTGTGTGGTGACTATTGTGTGGAAAATATATCTAAAACTAAAAGGCaaaacacaaaagaaaaaacaataagtaattaaatTATATGTAAGCGGAGATATTGAAAGGGATTCATAAAAAAAAGCGAAAAGAAATCgaaatttatttagtttaaaaTACCGCTATGATAGTGTAGCcattttggtgaaaaaattttACCTGGAAAAAAGTGCCAACTTGAGAGGGTTACCGTGCCGTGAGGGAATTTTCCTACGCGGACAGGAAAAAATtcccacgaaaaaaaaaaccaaacaaattataaataaattgaatacataaaacaaaaagtggaaaacataaaaatagtGATGCCAAAGTATATATTGTGTAAAAAgaaaagtacttgagaaaacgaTTTGAACGCgacaattgaattgaaatttaaatccaCCAAAGCAAATCTGTGATGGAGTGTAAAATGTTTcggaaattggaaaataaacaatttgcaaTAAAcggataattttttatgattgcaGACATAATACATCTCACAAAACTATTCAACAGAGCCTAGTTGGTAAGTCGTTCCAATATATATTTGCTGTAGAATTGTTCACATATCCACCGTAAACGACTGTTTGAAAAATCTTCACGATCGAAATATATTGCGGAAAACTTTCAATACATCatagaggaaatttttgaaaaaataaagaaccgcGTGGGACGCAACGAAGTCTAgaaaatcattaattttttgaGAGAGGAAAATTGTCAGTCGTCTTCGTAGGCTATCAAATCTTTAAAATACCAATCagacgaaaaaaaattctttgcgaACTAGTAAAGTTTGAATTTGTTAAAACTGGTAGTAAGTGAGCGATGGCTATGCGCCGAAAATTTCTGTTTGACTACAATCAAATTGTAACCTTTTGTAAACAGCTCCAGCAGCAAAATACAGACACGTTGACAGTTCAACGTCTAGAGATTAAGGATCTAGAACTAGAGCGGAGATGGCAGTCGTTAGTGACGAGTTATGAGGCACTTATGTTAGAGGAGGATAAAGAGGACCGCGATTATAATCAGAAATTCGAAGAGGCAGTCTCTAAATATGAGCAATGTAAGGAAAGCATTCTGGTAGCCATCGCCTCTGCAACTCAACAGGAGCCTAGCGTCGATCAGCCGCCCCCGCCTCAAGTAAATGTGCCTACTTTGAAATTGCCACCCTGTGACACACTACCCTTCGAGGGAGGATACTCTAAATGGCCGGCATTTAGAGACATTTTCTCCGCGGTTTTCGGGAATCATCCGCATTTATCCCCAGCTCAAAAGTTGTATCACCTTCGCGGTAAAACTCGAGGGGAGGCAAACGATATAGTGAAAAAGTTCGAACTAACCGATGCTAACTTTAGTTTAGCATGGGAGGCATTGAGAAATCGCTACGAGAATAAGCGAATTTTGGTGAATCAGCAAATGAAGAAGCTTTTTTCGGTTCAAACAGTTTCGAGCGAGTCGCCAAAATCAATTCGATTGATTCAAAGTGCCATAAACGACAGTCTGGCAATTTTTAAATCTTACGACATATCCGTCGAGAACTGGGATCCAGTCCTGATCCACATTGTCTCCTCAAAAATTCCCGACGATACTTTACGGGCCTGGGAAGATTCCTTGGCAAATCACAAGGAATTGCCTTCGTGGCAGCAAATGGATTCGTTCCTTTCAAATCGAATCGAAAAATTAGAGACAGTTTTAGACTTTCGAAAACCCAATACAAAAGATAATCATCACCCGAAGTCTCAATCATTCCATGTATCCGAGACACAACAAAACCGTGATCCTAATTGCAAAAAGTGCAAGCAGAATCACTGGTTAATGTCCTGCAAACATTTCAAAGCATTATCCCCGCAAGAACGTACCAAATATGCCTTGGAGAACAAATATTGTCTAAACTCTTTGTCCCCCAATCATTTTAAATCTAATTGCACTAGCAAGAAATTATGCGCAAAATGTAAAGGGAAACACCACACAATGTTGCACTCAGAAACGAAGTATACTTATACACAAAATTATCATCAAGGCTATGGTCCCCGCGATCCAACATTGGATGGGCCGTCAACTTCAAGCGGAAGTCAAGAAAACACGTTCCTAAATACCACAGAAAGGGTCGAAGAAATTAACACACTTTTTTCGCAAAATGAGAGTACTACGATTTTACCCACAGCacgaatttttttggaacattgCGGTGAGCTTTTCGCAATCAGGGCGCTTTTAGACGCAGGTTCAGAACGAAGTTTCGTGTCCAAACGCATTCAACAAAAGCTGTCCATCCCGATTGAAGCCCACAACGCTCAAATTTCGGGATTAGGGGGTACAGTCGTAAGCAGTTGCAAGGGGAAATGTGTCCTTACGTTAAAGGCCCCGAAATCCGATTTCACCATTGTAGTCAAGGCGTTGGTCGTATCAAGTTTAGTCCATTTCTTGCCTTCGCGGCCAATTAGGACGACACTTCTCAAGCAAGTGAGGAATTTGGACCTCGCGGACCCATTTTTCCATAAACCAGCTCCAATCGATATGATCATTGGTAGTGATTATCTTCCCTTTATCAATAGAACGGGAACAATACTTCAGATTTGTGGTGGTTTAGAGGCACGGGAGTCTCAGTTCGGTTGGTACCTGTCGGGTCCAGCAGATTCCGAAAatatcaacacattttcaacgaTGGTGTCCGTATCCGACGCTTCAGCTCTACACGAACAGCTAAAGAAATTCTGGGAGCTCGAGGAGGTAGCGAAACCTCCATCCAAATCCGATACTGACATATGGTGTgagaatttttacaaatcaaCGACTTATCGACAAACTGACGGTCGATATGTAGTCCGACTGCCATTCAAACCGGAATACCCAAACGACATATCCCTGGGGTCCTCGCGGCACATGGCGTTCGCTCAATACGTGCGAATGGAAAAGAATTTAAGCAAGACACCAGACCTAAAACAAGAATACGATAAAGTTCTCCGCGAATACGACGAGTTAGGCCACATGGAACTCGTCCAGTCGAATGAAGAAAACGGCGATCACGCACCAAACTATTTTCTTCCACATCACGCCGTCGTTCGCCCAGATAGTAAGTCCACGAAAGTACGCGTAGTATTCAACGCGTCGAAAAAGACGACTAGTGGACACTCTTTAAACGACGTGCTCCACTCCGGACCGATTTTGCAGCAAGACCTGGTTAAGGTTCTACGAAACTGGCGGTATTATCAATTTGTGTTCAATGGGGACATCCAGAAGATGTACCGCCAGATATGGGTCCATGAAGGCGACCAgaaatttcagcaaattttatttcgtcccGCACCGAACAAGCCAGTACAAACTTTTCGATTAAAGACAGTAACCTTTGGCGTCAACGCCGCCCCATTCCTCGCGATTAGAACTTTGATGGAACTAAGTAAAGATTGTCAAACATTGTACCCTAAAGCTTCGTGCATCTTACGACAGGAGGTGTATGTCGACGACGTCTTATCAGGCGCCCACTCTGTCGCGGAAGCACAAGACAAGCAGTACCAGCTTGTAAAAGCGCTTTCATCCGCAGGATTTCCTCTCAAAAAATTAACGTCCAATAGTACAACTCTCCTACAATGCTGGCCCCGGGAAGATCTTCTTGacgaagaatttttaaaaatcgaagaTCACAGCGCTATGAAAACACTCGGCATACGATGGAATGCCATGACAGATTCTTTTTATTATAACGTCGATTCCATAGAAGTTACGCCACAAACAACGAAAAGGAAAATACTGTCTGTCATTGCAAGGCTTTTCGATCCGCTCGGTTGGCTGGGGCCCACGATAGTAATCGCGAAGATTTTGATGCAAGACTTATGGAGTGAAAAGTTAGGGTGGGATGATGATGTGCCTCCACCGATTCTAAAAAGATGGTGTTCGTTTGCAGAAAATCTACAAAAGGTATCAGAGGTCAAAATTCAACGATGGATTCGATATTCGCCTCGCGCGTCTGTGCAAATTCATGGCTTCAGCGATGCCTCAGAGAGGGCTTACTGCGCTGCAGTGTACCTACGGGttcttgacaatgatgaaaaaacTCATGTCAATCTGCTTGTTGCGAAAACAAAGGTAGCCCACTTAAAAAAGACTACGATTCCCAAATTAGAGCTGTGTGGCGCCGAATTGCTCGCACGGCTTATTCAGCAAGTTGTAAAAGATGTCGACTTCCAATACGAGCTATTCCTTTGGACGGATTCGTCGATTGTCCTCGGATGGCTACAAAAATCGCCTCAGACGCTCAAGACATTTGTGGCCAATCGCGTCAGCGACATCCTCAATATTGTTAATGTAAGTCAGTGGAGCTATGTGAAGACAGACGAAAATCCAGCCGATCTTGGCTCACGAGGATGCGCTCCTCAAGAGTTATCTTCTAGTCAACTCTGGTGGCATGGGCCTTCATGGCTATCCCAACCACGCGTAAACTGGCCAAAACCACGCAATTTTGAGCCAACAGATTTGGAAGTAAAACGAGTGGCCACTTATCACATCACAATCGACGGGGAAGAAATAATTTCAAGATTTTCGTCGCTCAATCGCTGCCTACGAGTAAAAAGCTATATATTTAGATTTTACAACGCCTGCAAAAGAAAACTAATCTGCGACAACACAGTCTTACGTCATGAGGAAATAGAATTCGCGAAGCATCGTGTCATACTCCTATCGCAACAAACTGCATTTCCAAAGGAAATGGAGAATCTACGAGATAAGCGACCAGTACATAAAAAAAGCAGACTTCTGACCGTTAATCCGTTCATCGACGACAAAGGCTTATTACGAGTGGGAGGCAGAATTACAAACTCCGGGTTACGATACGAAGAAATACACCCAATCATACTGTcagagaaatcaaaatttgcggACCTTCTCATCGATTTCAcgcaccaaattttattacattcgGAGCATCATATCATGCTTCGCGCAATCCGACAAGGGTACTACATACCCCGCGTAAAGAATTTGATTCGAATATGTATTCGAAATTGCAAATCGTGCACAATCTTCAAGCACCAGTTCCAAAACCAACTGATGGCGTCTCTTCCAGCAGAGCGGGTCCAATTTTCTCTACCTTTCACTTACACAGGAGTGGACTTCGCTGGGCCATTCAATCTGCGGACCTCATCTATACGAAATTCGAAGACAATAAAAGGCTACGCCGCCGTTTTTGTATGCTTCTCCACGAAAGCCGTCCATTTGGAAGCTTGCTCGCAGCTATCGACCGATTCATTTCTAGCAACATTTGCGCGATTTACCGGCAGGCGAGGTCTCCcgaagacaattttttctgacAACGGTCGAAACTTTGTTGGCGCTAGTCATAAACTTCTGAAAGAACATCAAGATTTTATAAAAGCAGCTGGAAGGACTATCGTGGAGAAATACGCAGCTCATGGGTTCAACTGGTCGTTCATCCCACCTTATGCTCCCCACATGGGAGGATTGTGGGAAGCCGCGGTTAAATCTATGAAGACTATTCTTAAGAAAGTAGCGGACAATCACAACTTCACCTTCGAGGAATTTGCCACAATACTAGTTAATATTGAAGCAATATTAAACTCCAGGCCTCTCTCGCCCATCTCCGAAAATCCCAACGAATTAAGTCCTCTAACTCCAGGCCACTTTCTACGCGGAGCCCCAATCATCGCCACACCTGAAACTGCTCACAACATTCCAGAAACTAGGATATCCCTGTTGAATCGCTGGGAACGAGTAAAGGCTCTCCACCGAATCTTCGCGCAACGATGGAAATCGGAATACATCACTGAGCTTCAGCGCAGAGCCAAATGGAAATCCAGTAAAAATAATGTACAACCGAACGATTTTGTCATCATCAAGGACGACTTGTTACCACCCACCGAATGGCGACTCGGCAGAGTTGTCAAAGTTCACTATGGCAACGACCAAAATGTTCGGGTTGcagaaattctaacaaaaggcgGCACTATAACTCGACCAATCGTTAAATTGTGCATATTACCTTCGAAGTCCACGCAAAATACATACAGTCCACAAAACCTTACCGACACACAGTAATTGCCTCTACCTCGCGTTATAATAGCCCCACCTTGTACTATGATCACCCACCATCTACCTCTTAATCATTTGTACGCACTCCTTTCTATTTTTTACTTTCAGATCATCATGCCCAGATGTCACTTGTGTAACACCTCCCACCAGCTCAAATACTGCTCATTTTTTCTCTCACTGCACGTTGCACTACGCCATCGCACTCTGGTGAAAGCGAATATGTGCTTAAATTGCTTGGCACATACACACACAGTTGATGAGTGTGACAGCCCCATCCGGTGCCGTTATTGCGGCTCAAAACACCACTCTTTACTTCACGTCCACCCATCAGGCCAGGCAGAAGAACAGGCTCAAGCACTTGAACCCAAAAACGAACGATGCCCCAAAGCCAAGAACCAATATCGCTTGTTGACGCCACAACCAGCAATTAAGGTCACACCGCTCATCCGCACTGAAGTTACTTGGGGTGAATTCGAGGCAACTTTGACCATAATGATCAGACCGGAGTCTAAGCATTCAATGATGTTACGCAGTGCCACTTCAAAATTCCCAGGATTTACGCCAACATATAGACCAGATGGAACCCCTTATGGCCGGTTCACCGCTCAAAGCATGCGTTTCCCATTTGAAATGATTCTACCACTGGTAGAAACCCCAGACTTCGAGTTGTCAGAGCCCATTGGCGACACACGGCTTCGCGCCcacttcaattttttggtaccCCTTGCCCATGATAATTTTCATGACGAAAGCGACATCCACATCATCATTGGAGGGAAATCATGGGAGCACATCAAGAAGACGGCCGTAATAAAGCAAGATATCTCTCTACCTGTCGCCCAAGCGACCGACTTCGGATGGGTGATACTAGGAACCTGGGTAGGCTGTGCTTGCTCCCGTCACGAAGGACAAAACCCCATTCCTCTCCCACGCTGAGGCGGGAGTATGTTGAAGTTAGTTCAACAATTACTATAACAAGACCGAGTGATCTGAACTCGCTCCAAACAAaacttattttcattatttacaTATCTCTCAATTTCTCTTAATTCTAGAAAATGAAATGTTCTCTTTAGTTTGATTTATTCACTtccttttttttctattatcattttgtttctttttgtgcCTTATTCTTCGTTAAAGTTGAATTTACTGTTTGTTCTAACGGCCCAGGTGGCATacatattttagatttaaatttagtatcgTTTTGAAACTCATCAGAAAGGTCACGGAGAccaaataaatgaattattaaaaactGAACTCTAACTCTTTAATTACGAAAGGGGTGAGGCCGCGCGCACAAAAACGACGCACGCGAGAATAGAATCAAATCGACTTCTGGTTCATCCACGAGTGGACAGAAGTATTTGAAATACGATTAAAGGAATCCAAGCCCTTTCAATTCATAGCCCTTGGATTGAGAGGCAATTAtacacccccatataaactgatccccagatttgacctccggtgccttttggagaagcaaaattcatccgatctggttgaaatttggtacgtggtggtagtatatgatatttaacaaccatgccaaaagaggtccatataagtccataataatatatagcccccatataaaccgatcccgagatttggttttggagcctcttggaggagcaaatttcatccgagtcagttgaaattttggtacattgtgctagtatatggctgttaaaaaccatgcctaac
It includes:
- the LOC142231257 gene encoding uncharacterized protein LOC142231257; translation: MAMRRKFLFDYNQIVTFCKQLQQQNTDTLTVQRLEIKDLELERRWQSLVTSYEALMLEEDKEDRDYNQKFEEAVSKYEQCKESILVAIASATQQEPSVDQPPPPQVNVPTLKLPPCDTLPFEGGYSKWPAFRDIFSAVFGNHPHLSPAQKLYHLRGKTRGEANDIVKKFELTDANFSLAWEALRNRYENKRILVNQQMKKLFSVQTVSSESPKSIRLIQSAINDSLAIFKSYDISVENWDPVLIHIVSSKIPDDTLRAWEDSLANHKELPSWQQMDSFLSNRIEKLETVLDFRKPNTKDNHHPKSQSFHVSETQQNRDPNCKKCKQNHWLMSCKHFKALSPQERTKYALENKYCLNSLSPNHFKSNCTSKKLCAKCKGKHHTMLHSETKYTYTQNYHQGYGPRDPTLDGPSTSSGSQENTFLNTTERVEEINTLFSQNESTTILPTARIFLEHCGELFAIRALLDAGSERSFVSKRIQQKLSIPIEAHNAQISGLGGTVVSSCKGKCVLTLKAPKSDFTIVVKALVVSSLVHFLPSRPIRTTLLKQVRNLDLADPFFHKPAPIDMIIGSDYLPFINRTGTILQICGGLEARESQFGWYLSGPADSENINTFSTMVSVSDASALHEQLKKFWELEEVAKPPSKSDTDIWCENFYKSTTYRQTDGRYVVRLPFKPEYPNDISLGSSRHMAFAQYVRMEKNLSKTPDLKQEYDKVLREYDELGHMELVQSNEENGDHAPNYFLPHHAVVRPDSKSTKVRVVFNASKKTTSGHSLNDVLHSGPILQQDLVKVLRNWRYYQFVFNGDIQKMYRQIWVHEGDQKFQQILFRPAPNKPVQTFRLKTVTFGVNAAPFLAIRTLMELSKDCQTLYPKASCILRQEVYVDDVLSGAHSVAEAQDKQYQLVKALSSAGFPLKKLTSNSTTLLQCWPREDLLDEEFLKIEDHSAMKTLGIRWNAMTDSFYYNVDSIEVTPQTTKRKILSVIARLFDPLGWLGPTIVIAKILMQDLWSEKLGWDDDVPPPILKRWCSFAENLQKVSEVKIQRWIRYSPRASVQIHGFSDASERAYCAAVYLRVLDNDEKTHVNLLVAKTKVAHLKKTTIPKLELCGAELLARLIQQVVKDVDFQYELFLWTDSSIVLGWLQKSPQTLKTFVANRVSDILNIVNVSQWSYVKTDENPADLGSRGCAPQELSSSQLWWHGPSWLSQPRVNWPKPRNFEPTDLEVKRVATYHITIDGEEIISRFSSLNRCLRVKSYIFRFYNACKRKLICDNTVLRHEEIEFAKHRVILLSQQTAFPKEMENLRDKRPVHKKSRLLTVNPFIDDKGLLRVGGRITNSGLRYEEIHPIILSEKSKFADLLIDFTHQILLHSEHHIMLRAIRQGYYIPRVKNLIRICIRNCKSCTIFKHQFQNQLMASLPAERVQFSLPFTYTGVDFAGPFNLRTSSIRNSKTIKGYAAVFVCFSTKAVHLEACSQLSTDSFLATFARFTGRRGLPKTIFSDNGRNFVGASHKLLKEHQDFIKAAGRTIVEKYAAHGFNWSFIPPYAPHMGGLWEAAVKSMKTILKKVADNHNFTFEEFATILVNIEAILNSRPLSPISENPNELSPLTPGHFLRGAPIIATPETAHNIPETRISLLNRWERVKALHRIFAQRWKSEYITELQRRAKWKSSKNNVQPNDFVIIKDDLLPPTEWRLGRVVKVHYGNDQNVRVAEILTKGGTITRPIVKLCILPSKSTQNTYSPQNLTDTQ